From the Paludibacterium paludis genome, one window contains:
- a CDS encoding flagellar basal body-associated protein FliL, producing MLNKSALLMVVLGLLIGAGAGGGAWYFMSYRNQDKAPAHAVREAPRVEGKEFRYVTLDKVIIMLRDDNGGPASHYLSTDLVFRTTEEGEKKVKEQLPYLRSLTVSTLSVLTTGRAGQLTVEQYRKVLGEAYAAAYARDAQERPFLDVMVGRLIIE from the coding sequence GTGTTGAATAAAAGCGCGCTGCTGATGGTGGTGTTGGGTCTGTTGATCGGAGCCGGAGCGGGAGGCGGAGCCTGGTATTTCATGAGTTACCGCAACCAGGACAAGGCGCCGGCGCATGCCGTGCGCGAAGCGCCGCGCGTCGAGGGCAAGGAGTTCCGCTATGTCACCTTGGACAAGGTGATCATCATGCTGCGTGACGACAACGGCGGTCCGGCCTCGCATTATCTGTCCACGGATCTGGTGTTCCGCACCACCGAGGAAGGCGAGAAGAAGGTCAAGGAGCAGTTGCCCTATCTGCGCAGTCTGACGGTGTCGACCCTGTCGGTGCTGACCACCGGGCGCGCGGGCCAACTGACCGTCGAACAGTACCGCAAGGTGCTGGGCGAGGCGTACGCCGCGGCCTACGCGCGCGATGCGCAGGAACGTCCCTTCCTCGATGTCATGGTCGGTCGCCTGATTATCGAGTAA
- the fliI gene encoding flagellar protein export ATPase FliI, giving the protein MTLLSETLRGLDLDDIPVARVTGRLVGVSGLLLESVGCPLATGQRCRIETADGDWLLAQVVGFRRDVSFLMPFKKPVGLITGARVVPEESETDLMIGPQWLGRVVNGLGEPIDGRGRLTGDHPLALHPPRVNPLKKRPVTEALDVGVRAINSVLTLGRGQRVGLFAGSGVGKSVLLGMITRETAADVVVVGLIGERGREVREFIEHSLGETGLARAVLVVAPADESPLMRLQATELCHSIAAHYRDQGRNVLLLVDSLTRYAMAQRELALALGEPPATKGYPPSVFGMLPQLAECAGNGESAQGSMSAIYTVLAEGDDQQDPVVDTARAILDGHIVLTRELAESGHYPAIDIAQSVSRCMSHVAAPEHRAAARELKEMVARYHKVRALIPLGGYVRGADPATDRAVDLFPRIEALLRQDVHEPAPLADSVSRLEGLFAS; this is encoded by the coding sequence ATGACGCTATTGAGCGAAACCCTGAGAGGTCTGGATCTGGACGACATCCCGGTGGCGCGTGTCACCGGGCGTCTTGTCGGCGTCTCGGGATTGCTGCTCGAAAGCGTCGGGTGCCCCCTGGCCACCGGTCAGCGCTGCCGCATCGAAACCGCGGACGGCGACTGGCTGCTGGCCCAGGTGGTGGGCTTCCGCCGCGATGTCTCTTTTCTCATGCCGTTCAAAAAACCGGTCGGTCTCATCACCGGCGCCCGCGTGGTGCCGGAGGAGAGCGAAACGGATCTCATGATCGGTCCGCAATGGCTCGGACGGGTGGTCAACGGGCTGGGCGAGCCGATCGACGGCCGCGGCCGCCTGACCGGCGACCATCCGCTGGCGCTGCATCCGCCGCGCGTCAATCCCCTGAAAAAGCGTCCGGTCACCGAGGCTCTCGATGTGGGGGTGCGCGCCATCAACAGCGTGCTGACCCTGGGGCGCGGACAGCGTGTCGGCCTGTTCGCCGGCAGCGGGGTGGGCAAGAGCGTGCTGCTTGGCATGATCACGCGCGAGACCGCCGCGGACGTGGTGGTGGTCGGTCTGATCGGTGAGCGCGGCCGCGAAGTGCGCGAGTTCATCGAACATTCGCTCGGCGAGACGGGGCTGGCCCGCGCCGTGCTGGTGGTGGCGCCCGCGGACGAGTCGCCGCTGATGCGCCTGCAGGCCACCGAGCTGTGCCATTCCATCGCCGCCCATTACCGCGACCAGGGGCGCAATGTGCTGCTTCTGGTCGACTCCCTGACCCGCTACGCGATGGCGCAGCGGGAACTGGCGCTGGCGCTGGGCGAGCCGCCGGCCACCAAGGGCTATCCGCCCTCGGTGTTCGGCATGCTGCCGCAGCTTGCCGAGTGCGCCGGCAACGGCGAATCCGCGCAAGGCAGCATGAGCGCGATCTACACCGTGCTCGCCGAGGGCGACGACCAGCAGGACCCGGTGGTCGACACGGCGCGCGCCATCCTGGATGGCCACATCGTGCTGACCCGGGAGCTGGCCGAAAGCGGCCACTACCCGGCGATCGACATCGCCCAGTCGGTGAGCCGCTGCATGTCGCATGTCGCCGCGCCCGAGCACCGCGCCGCCGCCCGGGAATTGAAAGAGATGGTGGCGCGCTACCACAAGGTGCGCGCGCTGATTCCGCTGGGCGGTTATGTGCGGGGGGCCGATCCGGCCACCGACCGGGCGGTGGATCTGTTTCCCCGTATCGAGGCCCTGCTGCGGCAGGATGTGCACGAGCCCGCGCCGCTGGCGGACTCGGTGTCCCGACTTGAAGGGTTGTTCGCATCATGA
- a CDS encoding FliA/WhiG family RNA polymerase sigma factor, whose translation MSYADILEMDTPAGMAGEARHLVSYAPLVKRIARQLSSQAGAVLDREDMEQIGLMALLECLRRYGEPDERFGGFAALRIRGAILDELRRLDWRPRTVRQDAHRVRDALRELMRRLGREPSDAEAMAALGMDAEAWQAYQLADNAESMASFDVLVDEYGGLGAQTTEGPEAALIARRSLEQAVMVLDEREQLVIQLYYEYELSLKEIALVLELTEARICQINRKALEKMKVFLQADIPRGRDKCSR comes from the coding sequence GTGTCCTACGCCGACATTCTGGAGATGGACACGCCGGCCGGCATGGCCGGCGAGGCCCGCCACCTGGTCTCATACGCGCCGCTGGTCAAGCGGATCGCGCGGCAACTGTCGTCCCAGGCCGGCGCGGTGCTCGATCGCGAGGACATGGAGCAGATCGGCCTGATGGCGCTGCTCGAATGCCTGCGCCGGTATGGCGAACCGGATGAGCGTTTTGGCGGTTTCGCCGCCTTGCGCATCCGCGGCGCGATCCTCGATGAATTGCGCCGCCTCGACTGGCGGCCGCGCACGGTGCGCCAGGATGCCCACCGTGTGCGCGACGCGCTGCGCGAGCTGATGCGCCGGCTCGGCCGCGAGCCCTCCGACGCCGAAGCGATGGCGGCGCTCGGTATGGACGCCGAGGCCTGGCAGGCCTACCAGCTGGCCGATAACGCCGAATCGATGGCGAGTTTCGATGTGCTTGTCGACGAGTATGGCGGGCTGGGGGCGCAAACGACCGAGGGGCCGGAAGCGGCCCTGATCGCCCGCCGCAGTCTCGAGCAGGCCGTGATGGTGCTGGACGAGCGCGAGCAATTGGTGATTCAGCTGTATTACGAATACGAGCTGAGTTTGAAGGAAATCGCTCTAGTGCTGGAGTTGACCGAGGCGAGGATTTGCCAGATCAACCGCAAGGCGCTCGAGAAAATGAAAGTCTTTTTGCAAGCGGACATACCGCGGGGTAGGGATAAATGCAGCAGATAA
- a CDS encoding flagellar motor switch protein FliG, whose amino-acid sequence MDEVLDSPAAPAFSAPSASPAQQPAGPTPIEQAAILMLSMGEEPAANVLRCLSREELLEVTQVMSRMSGIKVDTVKSTIQRFFDDYREQSGVHGASRAFLKHSLDLALGSDIANSVLNSIYGDVIRPKMARLQWVSPKWLADQIANEHARMQALFLAFLPAGLAVDVIEALPVECRDAVLLSIARLKDVDRDLLDELDELVNRSLESLHTQSTSVEGVQQTADIINRLSGDRQRMIELMRARDPDLMNEIESRMYDFFVLSRQTEVVLTRIIEEVPLEQWAIALKGAEPAVRSAILNCMPRRQAQSFEQMMRRLGPVPVSRVEQVRTEILAAVRELAEAGEIDLQLFSEDVLE is encoded by the coding sequence ATGGACGAAGTGCTTGATTCTCCCGCCGCGCCGGCCTTTTCGGCGCCCTCCGCCAGCCCTGCCCAGCAGCCGGCCGGTCCGACCCCCATCGAGCAGGCGGCCATCCTGATGCTCAGCATGGGCGAGGAACCCGCGGCCAACGTGCTGCGCTGCCTGTCGCGCGAGGAGCTCCTCGAGGTGACCCAGGTGATGTCGCGCATGAGCGGCATCAAGGTCGATACCGTCAAGAGCACCATCCAGCGCTTTTTCGACGATTATCGCGAGCAAAGCGGCGTGCATGGCGCGTCGCGCGCCTTCCTCAAGCACTCGCTGGATCTGGCGCTGGGCAGCGACATCGCCAATAGCGTGCTCAACAGCATCTACGGCGATGTGATCCGCCCGAAGATGGCCCGCCTGCAGTGGGTGTCGCCCAAGTGGCTGGCCGACCAGATCGCCAACGAGCATGCCCGCATGCAGGCGCTGTTCCTCGCTTTCCTGCCGGCCGGCCTCGCTGTGGACGTGATCGAGGCGCTGCCCGTGGAGTGCCGCGACGCGGTGCTGCTGAGCATCGCGCGCCTGAAGGACGTGGACCGGGACCTGCTCGATGAACTCGATGAACTGGTCAACCGCAGTCTGGAAAGCCTGCACACGCAGAGTACCTCGGTCGAGGGGGTGCAGCAGACCGCCGACATCATCAACCGCCTGTCGGGCGACCGTCAGCGCATGATCGAACTGATGCGCGCGCGCGATCCGGACCTGATGAACGAGATCGAATCGCGCATGTACGACTTCTTCGTGCTGTCGCGCCAGACCGAAGTGGTGCTCACGCGCATCATCGAGGAAGTGCCGCTCGAGCAGTGGGCCATCGCGCTCAAGGGCGCCGAGCCCGCGGTGCGCAGCGCCATCCTCAATTGCATGCCGCGCCGCCAGGCGCAGAGTTTCGAGCAGATGATGCGCCGGCTCGGACCGGTGCCGGTCAGCCGCGTCGAACAGGTCCGCACGGAAATTCTCGCCGCGGTGCGCGAACTGGCCGAGGCCGGTGAAATCGACCTGCAATTGTTCTCCGAGGATGTACTCGAGTAA
- a CDS encoding flagellar hook-length control protein FliK, which yields MMTPMPTMPSGGQDVTGRDATPPLAADPSQPGEPAAADSAALPFAQIMAQVPPAVVPPVLPDALAGQTAPGVPEDGAGKTADAGDSADEKPGETPRTDPSATPWLAVMAMQVPVAPLPQTPAANDRGAPSAVAPAAPAVSGDASEMPATAPQALSVAVQIPSFAAKDAPTPAKDTTGLPDMPAAVPAALAGSVGAAPRQNAAQPAEWAPVALPAATPARWGHALMSTLGERVTLQADHAIQNAVIRLDPPMLGSLEIAIRHEAGSLVVQLTASNGDVARQLQTVSDTLRNDLMNRQFTDVAVSVAHQGAGDGRGSGRQSRDEASAPPPAAASEIAQAGDERGDRAYLVRV from the coding sequence ATGATGACACCGATGCCGACAATGCCCTCCGGCGGGCAGGATGTGACGGGACGCGACGCAACGCCGCCGTTGGCGGCCGACCCTTCCCAGCCCGGGGAGCCGGCCGCGGCGGATTCCGCCGCGCTGCCCTTCGCGCAAATCATGGCGCAGGTTCCGCCGGCCGTCGTGCCGCCGGTCCTCCCCGACGCGCTTGCCGGCCAAACCGCTCCCGGTGTTCCGGAAGACGGCGCGGGCAAGACCGCGGACGCCGGCGACTCCGCGGACGAGAAGCCCGGCGAGACGCCGCGTACCGACCCGTCCGCCACGCCCTGGCTGGCGGTGATGGCGATGCAGGTCCCGGTCGCGCCACTGCCGCAAACGCCCGCCGCGAATGACCGAGGCGCGCCGTCCGCCGTCGCGCCGGCCGCGCCGGCTGTTTCCGGCGACGCTTCCGAGATGCCGGCCACGGCGCCTCAGGCCCTGTCCGTCGCGGTTCAGATTCCGTCGTTCGCCGCGAAGGACGCGCCGACGCCGGCCAAGGACACCACCGGTCTTCCCGACATGCCGGCCGCGGTGCCGGCCGCTTTGGCCGGCTCCGTTGGCGCCGCGCCGCGCCAGAACGCCGCGCAGCCCGCCGAATGGGCGCCGGTGGCCCTGCCCGCCGCCACACCGGCGCGCTGGGGGCACGCGCTGATGTCGACGCTGGGTGAGCGCGTCACCCTGCAGGCCGATCACGCGATCCAGAATGCCGTGATCCGGCTCGACCCGCCGATGCTCGGCTCTCTCGAGATCGCCATCCGCCACGAGGCCGGCTCCCTTGTCGTGCAACTGACCGCCTCGAACGGCGATGTCGCGCGGCAGTTGCAAACGGTCAGCGATACCCTGCGCAACGATCTGATGAACCGGCAATTCACCGATGTCGCCGTCTCCGTCGCGCATCAGGGCGCCGGCGATGGCCGCGGCTCGGGCCGCCAGTCCCGGGACGAGGCGTCCGCTCCGCCGCCGGCCGCCGCCAGCGAGATCGCGCAGGCCGGGGACGAGCGCGGCGACCGCGCCTATCTGGTGCGTGTCTGA
- the fliH gene encoding flagellar assembly protein FliH gives MAPGIRLYKFPPLARLDAPAGDTGSHAIDAQARLEEGYRQGMDSGYREGREAGFAEGREEGRDEGRREGLEVGRAEALEAVRREFAAAMAPVDALLAELRRVQADYKTAMRREVVDLVGKVASQVVRSELALKPVQLLSLVDETLATLPGTHTDVQVFLNPEECQRIQELAPERAAKWTLIPDARLGYGECRVQAGDAEADAGCQQRLERCMDRVREQLLGDPDAEQETDDTLP, from the coding sequence ATGGCGCCCGGCATCCGACTGTACAAATTTCCGCCGCTGGCCCGGCTTGACGCCCCCGCGGGCGATACCGGATCGCACGCGATCGATGCCCAGGCGCGCCTGGAAGAGGGGTACCGCCAAGGCATGGACAGCGGTTACCGCGAAGGCCGCGAGGCCGGTTTCGCCGAGGGCCGCGAAGAAGGCCGCGACGAGGGCCGCCGCGAAGGCCTCGAGGTGGGACGGGCCGAAGCGCTGGAGGCGGTGCGCCGCGAGTTCGCCGCCGCCATGGCGCCGGTCGATGCGCTCCTGGCCGAATTGCGCCGTGTGCAGGCCGACTACAAGACAGCCATGCGCCGCGAGGTGGTCGACCTGGTCGGCAAGGTCGCCTCGCAGGTGGTGCGCTCCGAACTGGCGCTCAAGCCGGTGCAGCTGCTGTCGCTGGTCGACGAAACGCTGGCGACGCTGCCCGGCACCCATACGGATGTGCAGGTGTTCCTCAATCCGGAAGAATGCCAGCGCATTCAGGAACTCGCACCGGAGCGGGCCGCCAAATGGACCCTGATCCCGGATGCCCGGCTCGGCTACGGCGAGTGCCGCGTGCAGGCCGGCGACGCCGAGGCCGACGCCGGTTGCCAGCAGCGCCTCGAGCGCTGCATGGACCGGGTTCGCGAGCAACTGCTCGGCGATCCCGATGCCGAACAGGAAACGGACGATACCCTGCCATGA
- a CDS encoding flagellar export protein FliJ — MTESDLKSLALLAQLRGREIEDMEVSLARKEQLGQRYRKNIDTLTRLSQARAPETVADPVLSMNLGQYKGVLLTVMQEQKRDLALHEMDMAADRQVLFAAYRKNQGIHEVLDSEAARHRKAREDREQKRTDEVAGQRWNRGKM; from the coding sequence ATGACCGAATCCGACCTGAAAAGCCTCGCGCTGCTGGCCCAGTTGCGCGGGCGGGAAATCGAAGACATGGAGGTCAGCCTGGCCAGAAAAGAGCAGCTTGGCCAGCGCTACCGCAAGAACATCGACACCCTGACACGGCTGAGCCAGGCGCGCGCGCCAGAAACGGTCGCCGATCCGGTGCTGTCGATGAACCTTGGCCAGTACAAGGGCGTGCTGCTGACCGTGATGCAGGAGCAAAAGCGGGATCTGGCCCTGCATGAAATGGACATGGCGGCCGATCGCCAGGTGCTGTTCGCCGCCTACCGCAAGAATCAGGGCATCCACGAGGTGCTCGACAGCGAGGCGGCGCGCCATCGCAAGGCGCGCGAGGACCGCGAGCAAAAACGCACCGACGAGGTCGCGGGCCAGCGCTGGAACAGGGGGAAGATGTGA
- the fliS gene encoding flagellar export chaperone FliS, whose product MDYEAYASYHAVNLEAQTSTASPVELVLVLFDGLLDELARAKGHIEARRFEQKGESITKCINILNGLSSALDYDNGGEVVTNLARLYDYCVWRLHDASLSLDTAILDEVCALLATLKGGWQGVGEAHG is encoded by the coding sequence TTGGATTACGAAGCCTACGCCAGCTATCACGCCGTGAACCTGGAAGCGCAGACCTCCACCGCTTCGCCGGTGGAGCTTGTGCTGGTTCTGTTCGACGGCCTTCTTGACGAACTGGCCCGCGCCAAGGGGCATATCGAGGCGCGCCGCTTCGAGCAGAAGGGGGAGAGCATTACCAAATGCATCAATATCCTCAACGGACTGTCCAGCGCGCTCGATTACGACAATGGCGGCGAAGTGGTCACCAATCTGGCCAGATTGTACGACTACTGCGTATGGCGTCTGCACGACGCCAGCCTGTCGCTGGATACCGCCATTCTGGATGAGGTCTGCGCTCTCTTGGCGACGCTCAAGGGCGGCTGGCAGGGTGTGGGCGAGGCCCATGGCTGA
- the fliD gene encoding flagellar filament capping protein FliD, which produces MAISDINPAQYATQLADNFTFLAQKRVTGRQSDAKAQRDGLAQLQKAIQDFRSAANGMSLKKSAVARTVTFDREGIATASATAKAASGSYSLFVEKIATASQMAYSNIGGVAPGAGSFEVKLAGGKSFSIDLSRADGNGDGTVTPDELARAINSNPQNTSLVSAVLVSVGGKTQLMLTSQQTGADQRISIDTSKLNDSALAASLGAPTTLSAADDAVIWLGAQGSGLRMQQGSNNFTGITGVALTLTRAMKTGDTPMNVTVANDTANTNKNVQTVVDAYNTLKSTLDKMLDPGKPADKVPPGPFAGDSAIQGLRSKLGLLMRQAFNGQSLVSLGVSSDRNGQLNLNTTKLQKALTQDPSVLDATLFGADGKSGLLNAFTSYTDTWTNVTNGFIKQRQDGLTSVQKSIDREQERITEQHDQAYNRYLAQFTRLKSMQDNMAKTLDMLNNL; this is translated from the coding sequence ATGGCGATTTCCGATATCAATCCGGCGCAGTATGCGACGCAACTGGCCGACAACTTCACCTTCCTGGCGCAAAAGCGTGTGACCGGGCGGCAGAGCGATGCCAAAGCGCAGCGCGACGGCCTGGCGCAATTGCAAAAGGCGATCCAGGACTTCCGTTCGGCGGCGAACGGCATGTCACTGAAAAAATCCGCGGTGGCGCGTACCGTGACCTTCGACCGCGAAGGCATCGCCACGGCCAGCGCGACCGCCAAGGCCGCGTCGGGCAGCTACTCCCTTTTCGTTGAAAAGATCGCCACAGCGAGCCAGATGGCGTACTCCAACATCGGCGGCGTGGCGCCGGGCGCCGGATCCTTCGAGGTCAAGCTGGCCGGCGGCAAGTCGTTCTCCATCGACCTGTCCCGCGCCGACGGCAACGGCGACGGCACCGTGACGCCGGATGAACTGGCGCGCGCGATCAACAGCAATCCGCAAAACACCTCGCTGGTCAGCGCGGTGCTGGTTTCGGTCGGCGGCAAGACGCAATTGATGCTGACCAGCCAGCAAACCGGCGCGGACCAGCGGATCAGCATCGACACGAGCAAGCTTAACGACAGCGCGCTGGCCGCCTCCCTGGGCGCGCCGACCACGCTGTCCGCCGCCGATGACGCGGTGATCTGGCTGGGCGCGCAGGGCAGCGGCCTGCGCATGCAGCAAGGTTCGAACAACTTCACCGGTATCACCGGCGTGGCGCTGACGCTGACGCGCGCCATGAAAACCGGCGACACGCCGATGAATGTGACGGTGGCGAACGACACCGCCAACACCAACAAGAACGTGCAGACCGTGGTGGACGCGTACAACACGCTCAAGTCGACGCTCGACAAGATGCTGGACCCGGGCAAGCCCGCCGACAAGGTGCCGCCCGGCCCGTTCGCCGGTGACAGCGCCATCCAGGGGCTGCGCAGCAAGCTTGGCCTGTTGATGCGTCAGGCCTTCAACGGCCAGAGCCTGGTGTCGCTCGGCGTCTCCAGCGACCGCAACGGCCAGTTGAACCTGAACACCACCAAACTGCAAAAGGCGCTGACCCAGGATCCGTCGGTGCTGGACGCGACGCTGTTCGGCGCGGACGGCAAGTCGGGCCTGCTCAATGCCTTCACGTCGTACACCGATACCTGGACGAACGTGACCAACGGCTTCATCAAGCAGCGCCAGGACGGCCTGACCAGCGTGCAAAAATCGATCGACCGCGAGCAGGAACGCATCACCGAGCAGCACGATCAGGCGTACAACCGCTACCTTGCGCAATTTACCCGGCTCAAGTCGATGCAGGACAACATGGCCAAGACCCTGGACATGCTGAACAACCTTTGA